A window of Chlorobium phaeobacteroides DSM 266 genomic DNA:
CAGGCCGAGCACCCCTTTATGTAACGGTTCACGCATGCCAACTCCTTTCGGGCCCCAGTCGCTTTTTGATTTTTCAACAAAAAATGATTTGACGATCCTGTCTTCAAGAGAGTGATAACTGATAACAGCCATTCGTCCGTGATAATCAAGACAATCCACGCCGTCGCTGAGTGCCTGTTTGAGCACCTCAAGCTCCTGATTGACCTCAATTCTCAGCGCCTGAAAAACGCGGGAAAGCGTTTTGATCTGTTTATGCGGGTCTCTCTCGGCGTTTCGAATAATTGCCGCAAGCACCTCCGTGCCGGTCACCGCTCCTGTCTGTTCCCGATAGTTTACAATGTGTCTTGCGATCATTCTGCTGCGAGGCTCCTCTCCATACCGAAAAAAAAGGCCCGCAAGTTCTTTTTCATCCAGGGTGTTGACAATATCTGCGGCCGTCGTCGATGAACACCTATCCATCCTCATATCGAGAGGGCCTTTCTGCAAATAGCTGAACCCCCGGCCCGCTGTATCAATCTGTGAAGAGGAGACCCCGAGATCCAGAAGAATTCCAGCCGCTCGACTGACCAGGCCTCTCTGCTTGCATACCTTTCCAAGAATACTGCGTACGTCGCTGAAATTGCCTTTTACAAGAACCGTCGTCTCTTTATACCACGAAAGTGTCGTGCTGGCAGCGTGCAGCGCCTCATCGTCCTGATCAATGCCGATCAGAAGAGAGTTTTTTTCAAAACCTGCCGTCTCAAGCGCTCTCATGATGGCAAGAGCGTGCCCTCCGCCGCCAAGCGTTCCGTCGATATAAATGCCCGGTCTCAGGACCAGAAAATCCGTAACTTGAGCAGCAAGAACAGGCTCATGATAAGCGCTACGTTTCATGGCCTTCAAAAATATCTTCGCGCTAACGAGGAGTACCGCTCAGCATTTTCCATAACAAGAAGAGAGAGTCGTTCGGGAGCCCAGACAATCATTTTGGTATCAGCGCCGATAATAACGACATCCCTGACGATCCCCGCATGTTCAAGAAATTCCCTTGAAAAAGGAACCCGTCCCTGACGGTCTATGGCTACAACGTCAAGGCTCTCATAGATCATGGTTTTCAGCAATCGCTCCTCAGGGTTGAAATCGGAAAGTACCGCAAGACTCTTTTTCATACCCTCCCATATATCCGGCTCGTAGAGCTCAATTGAACCATCGGGGGCCTTCATGAGATAGATCGTCGATCCCCTTCCGGTCGATTCCGGAGAGAGCTCTCTTCGAAACCTGACAGGAATCATAAGCCGGCCTTTTTCGTCAAGGGCGTGCCGTTCTTTGCCGATAAATCCTGCCATGAGTGCCCGGTTTCCCCTGCATGAGTATTAATAATAAAGCGATACCTGTTATGCCAGTATTTTTTTCCCATATTTTACCACTTCGTACCACATAAAATGTATAAAAAAGCAAGCACTAAAAAAATATTAAGCTATTTTATACAGCGGTATGCGGACATTTTTTCAACCGATTGTCGGTTGCGCATTCACTCTTTCTTCTGACGCGTCAGGAGTTCCGATGTTTATCGTTCGCAAGCGGTCCGGCTTGCGAACGATAAACATCGGGATGACCGGAACGCGAATGTTGGGAGCCGCCAAATCATGACCGGCCGGTAAATCGGAGAACAAGTAAACCGGTACGCTTCATTCATGAAACATCAAGAAGTGATCATTGATGGCTATAACCTGATGCATAAGCAGTTCAGGTCGATCAGTGCCGATAACATAGCAGCGTTGAGGGATAAAACCGAACATGCGCTGCAACGTTTTCAGCTTGAGCACCATTGTGCCGTTACCATTGTCTATGACGGGAAATATGACCGGAACGAGTCGGTTTCAGGTATTCGGCCCCGCGTTGTTTTTACGGCGTCTTCTTCAAGCGCTGACCAGTGGATCGTTGACTATGTGAAATCATTGAACACAAGGATAAAAAAGATTACTATTGTAAGTTCAGATCATGAGGTTCGCCTGTATGCAAGGGCTTTCGGAGCAAACTGTCTGACCTCGGAAGCTTTTATTGCGATGCTTGATCTGACCCGCCGGGCTAAAAACTCGTCGCCAGGGTATCAGCAGCTTGAAGGGTATGAAAAAAACAGGGGCAAGTTCAGTGATGAATACCTCAGTAAACATGAAGTCGATGAATGGAAACGCCTTTTCAATACCGGGAAAACATAGGCATTCCCCTTCATTTTCTTTATACTTGGTAAAAATGTGATTTGCTTCTATAAAACATGACGGCATCATGCAAGAACCTTCAAACAACACGACCGATCACCGTCAGGAACTCGAACAGTGGCGAAAAAAAATCGATGCTCTTGACAGCCAGTTGTCGGCGCTTCTCTGCCAGAGGCTCCGCTGCGCACAAAACATCAGCACCCTGAAGGCATCCATCGGGGAACAGGTTCTTCAGCCTGAACGAGAAAAAGAGGTACTGAGCAATGTACTGAATAATGCTGATTCCGAGTCTATTGCTGTTGTTCTGGAAAAAATCTATCGCTGTATTATTGAAGAAACTCGCCTTTTTCAGCATGAAAAACAGTGCGGGGA
This region includes:
- the rsmH gene encoding 16S rRNA (cytosine(1402)-N(4))-methyltransferase RsmH codes for the protein MKRSAYHEPVLAAQVTDFLVLRPGIYIDGTLGGGGHALAIMRALETAGFEKNSLLIGIDQDDEALHAASTTLSWYKETTVLVKGNFSDVRSILGKVCKQRGLVSRAAGILLDLGVSSSQIDTAGRGFSYLQKGPLDMRMDRCSSTTAADIVNTLDEKELAGLFFRYGEEPRSRMIARHIVNYREQTGAVTGTEVLAAIIRNAERDPHKQIKTLSRVFQALRIEVNQELEVLKQALSDGVDCLDYHGRMAVISYHSLEDRIVKSFFVEKSKSDWGPKGVGMREPLHKGVLGLVTRKPLIADEKEIQENPRARSAKLRVVENVATGGSHAE
- the mraZ gene encoding division/cell wall cluster transcriptional repressor MraZ, translating into MAGFIGKERHALDEKGRLMIPVRFRRELSPESTGRGSTIYLMKAPDGSIELYEPDIWEGMKKSLAVLSDFNPEERLLKTMIYESLDVVAIDRQGRVPFSREFLEHAGIVRDVVIIGADTKMIVWAPERLSLLVMENAERYSSLARRYF
- a CDS encoding NYN domain-containing protein, with the translated sequence MKHQEVIIDGYNLMHKQFRSISADNIAALRDKTEHALQRFQLEHHCAVTIVYDGKYDRNESVSGIRPRVVFTASSSSADQWIVDYVKSLNTRIKKITIVSSDHEVRLYARAFGANCLTSEAFIAMLDLTRRAKNSSPGYQQLEGYEKNRGKFSDEYLSKHEVDEWKRLFNTGKT
- a CDS encoding chorismate mutase: MQEPSNNTTDHRQELEQWRKKIDALDSQLSALLCQRLRCAQNISTLKASIGEQVLQPEREKEVLSNVLNNADSESIAVVLEKIYRCIIEETRLFQHEKQCGERNIQP